Below is a genomic region from Erigeron canadensis isolate Cc75 chromosome 7, C_canadensis_v1, whole genome shotgun sequence.
AATAGAGTTTGAGGTACCTAATTGTTGTTAAGTTGTGGTTTTATGACAGGTACAccaataacatttttattatccatttattattgattaattaattaattaatggtgTTATTATAAACGTACATCCATATCCAAAAAAACACCGCTTCTACGACGCCTCTAGATCTATACTTGACATATAAGGCTTTGACCGTAATCAATGATAACTTTTAACCCGGCAATCACCTATAGACCTATATACATATCATATTAGGCGATCGCGTAAGATTAATTATACACCACTTATAAACCTATATATAGTCGGCGATCACTTAAACGTTTATGTCGCATGTAGGTAGTGTTTgctagaaaaaataaataaagtatgtGAATAATAACCCTTTTTAAATTGGGCAACTAATATAAGTTAATAAAATACGCCATTTAACTTTGACTACATGAAATATTAATCCTAGCTTAGGCAATACTACTAAAGATTAAGGGTTATCTATCGATAATCCCTAATAAAACAAACTGCATGTCATCAATAaggatataaacattttttttcaatttttctcgAACTAACCCTAAATAtcctaacaaatatatttaaaatagttAAGTTTTGCACCTTATTATATTTTGCATCTAATCCTCTACTTATGTATTTAGAATGATAACTACGGTTAGATGTCTCATCGTTGTATCTAACAAAAATAACCTAAACAACTTGTATTACAGACATCTCACGCGTTATAAGGTGTTATCGCTGCAACGTATGGGCACACTTCTATTTGCTTTGTATAAGTATTGTGATtaataagaaatatatttgCTAATTATTGacttgtatataatatattgttattgAGCAGGAACTATTATAGGTGCACTCACAAGATTGAGCAAGGATGCCAAGCAACCAAACAAgttcaaaaaacaaatgaagaGCCACCTCGGTATAAGGTCACCTACCATGGAAAACATACTTGCAAGAATTTACTGAGATCTCCACAAATTATTTTGGAATCTCCAGACTCTAGCAATAACTCAATCCTTCTTAATTTCGAAACCAATACGTTCACCGAGAACAAACAAGTTAACCCTGCTGCTTGTTTGCCCTCGGCGACACAAGAATCCAAAGAAGGTGTGGCATCTCTAGGTTTGAAACAAGAGCAAGTTTCTTCATCGGATTATTACACACCGTGGGATTTGATGAGCACCCAACGATCACAAGTTCCATCAGAATCGACGTATATGATGTCATCGGGGTTTTATCATGAAGACATGATGTCATCGGGGACACTTTCCTCAATTTGTAGTGCCCATGACTACGAGATAGATGATATTCTTGGAACCACTGATTTTTGGTAATTAATTACTTTGGATTATATTTCGGATAATATTATGTTCAACATGTATAACTAGTTAGCTAGATGATAAGACAAATAATGTAACCTAGCTTCTTTCTATGAAATACATTGGAATATTGTTAATTATATTTCTGATGCTGGGCTAGCTCCTAGATTTATAAGATGGATCGGAACCTATATATTtattcatgtatgtatatatatacgttgATTGCTTGTGAAGAGGTCGATATAtagttttacaatttttttttttttttgaagatatgTGGATAAGAGAGAAGCATATTCAAAGATAATGGTCAACTATAtacaagttttatttataagttgcttctttttttttttttttttttttgggaggCTGACCTTATCTCTTCCAATTCTATAAGCAGGGGGAAGTGCCCTAACAGGAGGCTTCTAGCTTACCGTAGTCCATATGTATCATCTCTATTATCCATAGTAGTCATTCTCTTTGTTCAGTTGTATCTAACTTCTATTCCTTTCCACCATCAATCAGCATCCCTTCTTCAAGCAAAAACCAATCTCACCTGCAGAACCAATTTTTCATAATCTTGGTCTATGCTCAGCCATATTTATTTCCCAATTCTCTTTCAACTCCTCATAAGCTGTGcattgtttaaactttaaactcAAAATTCTCAGCTTAACACACTCCACAATCTTTTCCTTTATTGTTTCTTTAGGGATTACAATCTTTTTGAATATTCTGCTATTTCTTTCCCTCCAAATCCAATAAACACTTGCAGCAAATACAAGTCTTTGTACCACATTCCACACCTTGCTTGGGCATTTAGAATTTATAAACCAAGTAACGATTTTCTCCCACTCATTTGGAATTTCACTCCCTTtaacttttttctttacttCCTTCCAAATCCAACTAGAATACtcacaatcaaaaaacaaatggCAAACAGAATCACTTTGATTTTTGCAAAATACACATTCAAACTCATTCTCCGGATACCACTTAGCCAATCTATCCTGGGTATTAAGTCTACCTCTCATTGCTAACCAAACAACGAACGCATGGCTTGGAATACATTGAGTGTACCAAACCATCTTAGCCCACTGCACTTTTTTGCCATACTCCCTAGTATCGTTCCATACATTTCCAACAGAATATTTAGTCTCTACCCCTTTTTTATTAACCCATACTAATCTATCATCTAATTGATTCTCAAGATTAGGAACATCAACATTTGTCTAACTCTGCAATCCTTTCTTTCTACTCGGTTGGCCACTTCCATTCCCCATTACCAATTATATCAGCAACGGTGGCATTTTCCTTTAACTGTGCAACTTTTATCATAGAAACAGTAACATACTTACTCAACGGGCATAAGCTACACCACTTATCATTCCATATAGAAACAGACTTACCATTTCCAACTTTGTATAGACAGTGCTCTCTAATTATATCCCCACTCTTGAGCATACTTTTCCAACTCCAAGCATGTTGCCCATTCTCATTCACAACCCATATAGAATCCCCCTTTAGCCTCTTCATGTATATCCATTTGACCCATAATGAATCCTTCTTGGTACATACATTCCAAAGATGCTTGCTTAGT
It encodes:
- the LOC122608043 gene encoding probable WRKY transcription factor 70; amino-acid sequence: MESSSWPKSLSSNRMKAIQELTQGQKLTNKLREMLEQPGKIEADLMLVDGVVGQILGMFDNTLSILNSSSSNETSRIPTLERRSPNSWNDDKSEDSRESVKTPTTPVRAKRGCYKRRKSSSTFTKVISTLIDDGFAWRKYGQKVILNSKHHRNYYRCTHKIEQGCQATKQVQKTNEEPPRYKVTYHGKHTCKNLLRSPQIILESPDSSNNSILLNFETNTFTENKQVNPAACLPSATQESKEGVASLGLKQEQVSSSDYYTPWDLMSTQRSQVPSESTYMMSSGFYHEDMMSSGTLSSICSAHDYEIDDILGTTDFW